One Natronomonas gomsonensis genomic window, TAAAACGGTCCGTGTAACGCACGACTTTTGCGTGTCGACGGACAAACGATGACAACGAATGATTTCGAAGGGCTGTGAACAGTGCGCTAAGGGCGGGAAGATGGTACTCTTCGTCTACGGCTACTGCGACCAACGCGACTGTTTCTACTGCCCGCTCGGCGAGAACCGAAAGAACGTCACGCAGGCCTACGCCAACGAACGGCCCATCGAAGACGACGGCGACATCATCGAGGAGGCAAAGCGGATGAGCGCCCTCGGCACCTCCATCACGGGCGGCGAACCACAGGAGGCGATGGAGAAGACCACTCGCTACCTCTCGCTTCTGAAAGACGAGTTCGGCGAGGACCACCACACCCACCTCTACACCGGCATTACGGGTGGCAGAGAGAACATGCGCCGACTCGCCGAGGCCGGCCTCGACGAGATTCGGTTCCACCCGCCGCTGGAGTTGTGGGGCGACATGCACGGCACCGAGTGGGAGGAAATCCTCTACATCGCCCGCGAGGAGGGGCTGACCCCTGCCTTCGAGATTCCGGGCATCCGACCGGAACCGGAGTTCCTCGAATTCCTCGACGAGGGCGCAGCAGAGTTCTGTAACATCAACGAGTTCGAGATGTCCGATGGCAACTACCGCCGGATGCAGGAGGAAGGCTTCGAACTCAAGGAAGACCACATGTCCGCCGTCGAGGGCTCTCACGGCATCCTCGAAGAGATGGGCGACCACGAGAAGGTGTACTTCTGTACGAGCGTGTTCAAGGACGCCGCCCAGCACCGTTCGCGGTTGAAGCGGATGGCCAAGAACATCCGCCGGGAGTTCGACGAAATCACCGACGACGGCACCATCGTCTACGGGAAGACGTGGGTGACCGAGCGCCGACTGGAGGAGTTAGGCGTTCCGGAGCAGTTCTACTCGGTCAAATCCGACCACGTCGAGTTGGCGTGGTGGCTCCTAGAGGAGATGGTCGAGGACGGCGACGTCGAGAAGGGCGAAATCGTCGAGCAGTATCCGACCTACGATGGGACGGTCGTCGAGCGGACACCGTTGGCGTAGTATCCAACCGGGCGGACGGCATTCGTCTATCAGTCTTTTCCGGTCGCTCACCGTGCGTCGAGCGGTTTCGACGGGTAGACGGTAACATCGGACCCGCCCGCGAAAATCCGGTGTATCGGGTCGGCATCGTCGAGAAATGCCCACTGCTCGCCGTAAAGGGTCTCGAAGTCGATGTCGACGGTCAGCGACTCGATGTCGTAGACGGCCCACCGCGGGTGGTCGACGCGATAACGACGCGTCCGTCCCAGTCTGTCCGTTCCGAAGCCCCACGAGTGTTCCTTGAAGAAGTGTTCGGGGCTGTCTTCCGGGGGGACGTGCGTGGAGTGACTGTCGGCGGTCACTCGGAGTTCGTGTGTTCGCCCGCCGTGATCCATCCGGAGGCCGAACGACAGTTTTTCGGCCGTCAGTCGCTGTTCGGACACCATCGGTGCTCGGAC contains:
- a CDS encoding radical SAM protein; translation: MISKGCEQCAKGGKMVLFVYGYCDQRDCFYCPLGENRKNVTQAYANERPIEDDGDIIEEAKRMSALGTSITGGEPQEAMEKTTRYLSLLKDEFGEDHHTHLYTGITGGRENMRRLAEAGLDEIRFHPPLELWGDMHGTEWEEILYIAREEGLTPAFEIPGIRPEPEFLEFLDEGAAEFCNINEFEMSDGNYRRMQEEGFELKEDHMSAVEGSHGILEEMGDHEKVYFCTSVFKDAAQHRSRLKRMAKNIRREFDEITDDGTIVYGKTWVTERRLEELGVPEQFYSVKSDHVELAWWLLEEMVEDGDVEKGEIVEQYPTYDGTVVERTPLA
- a CDS encoding YqjF family protein — translated: MPRPFLSARWKNLLNLTYEVPPELLEPHCPDGVELERSEGRSFVSLVAFDFTDTRVLGVPWPGYRAFPEVNLRFYVRHGNDRGVVFLREFVPKRAVAWIARALYGEPYVRAPMVSEQRLTAEKLSFGLRMDHGGRTHELRVTADSHSTHVPPEDSPEHFFKEHSWGFGTDRLGRTRRYRVDHPRWAVYDIESLTVDIDFETLYGEQWAFLDDADPIHRIFAGGSDVTVYPSKPLDAR